One segment of Pangasianodon hypophthalmus isolate fPanHyp1 chromosome 10, fPanHyp1.pri, whole genome shotgun sequence DNA contains the following:
- the dhx32b gene encoding putative pre-mRNA-splicing factor ATP-dependent RNA helicase DHX32, translating into MEKTADMAAGHQDLGCDDILEFNQFDGLPFSSRYYTLLEERKALPVWEAKCEFMDYITNNQLVIISGTVKTGQSTQIPQWCAEFCLSVQYRHGTVVCTQIHRQSTVDLALRVADEMDVNIGHEVGYNIPFQNCCSADTVLRYCTDDMLLWEMMSDPLLEQYGVLLIDQARERTVSTDLLLGLLKDVLLARPELRLVILTAPHSSDKLLRHYGNVPLIQLEAERPSEMVYGTGRGGVKDYLYASLQLAMEIHQSQEHGDIVVFLATEQEVECAHAILRREGAGVAPSLGELMPVSVCPEQEDSLPVLTEGEGRCRRVFLTCGPTEDLFWATHSIRFIIDAGVQKRYVYNPRIRASSIVIQPISKSQAECRKQLIGPTGKCFCLYLENTSLPVENVPHIMESDITSTVLFLKRMEIAGLGHCDFIDRPDPEGLMQALEELDYLAALDNDGNLSEIGIIMSEFPLEPQMAKTLLASCEFDCVSEVLTIAAMLTAPSCFLVPPVEFKLQALKCHQRFHHSEGDHFTLVNVYNAYKHSQHSSYCSIERWCDEHFLSLSALQMADAVRAELTEILKRLELPVSCPAFGSKTNTLNIKLALLAGFFMQVARDIDGTGNYFILTHKHVAQIHPLSVYGSESPKQNLPEWVLYHEHTLSENNCIRTVTQISAHEFIQMTPQYFFYNLPSSESKDILQYVIKQGSAAPGKGKTKAQTLNNSASEEQSYERCVIQ; encoded by the exons ATGGAGAAGACTGCAGACATGGCAGCTGGACATCAGGACCTGGGCTGTGATGATATTCTCGAGTTCAACCAGTTTGATGGTCTTCCCTTTTCCTCACGCTATTACACACTGCTAGAGGAGAGAAAAGCTCTGCCAGTGTGGGAAGCCAAGTGTGAGTTCATGGACTACATCACCAACAACCAGCTTGTTATTATCAGTGGCACAGTGAAAACTGGACAAAGCACTCAG ATCCCGCAGTGGTGTGCAGAGTTCTGCTTGTCTGTGCAGTACCGCCACGGCACGGTGGTGTGCACTCAGATCCACCGGCAGAGCACAGTGGATCTCGCCCTGCGTGTGGCTGATGAAATGGACGTGAACATTGGCCATGAAGTAGGATACAACATCCCTTTCCAGAACTGCTGCTCCGCTGATACTGTTCTTAG GTACTGCACTGATGACATGCTGCTTTGGGAGATGATGTCAGACCCTCTGTtggagcagtacggtgtgttgtTGATCGATCAGGCTCGGGAGCGCACGGTCAGCACAGACCTCCTACTCGGCCTGCTCAAAGATGTGCTGCTGGCGCGGCCTGAGCTGCGTCTGGTCatcctcactgcacctcactccTCCGACAAGCTGCTGCGCCACTACGGAAACGTGCCCTTGATCCAGCTTGAAGCAGAACGACCCTCTGAAATGGTGTATGGCACCGGGAGGGGAGGTGTGAAAGACTATTTGTATGCCTCTCTTCAACTTGCTATGGAGATCCatcagtctcaagagcatggagatATTGTAGTGTTTCTGGCTACTGAACAA GAGGTTGAATGTGCTCATGCCATCTTGCGGAGGGAAGGGGCCGGTGTAGCTCCATCGCTAGGTGAGCTCATGCCCGTGTCCGTCTGTCCAGAGCAGGAGGACAGTCTGCCTGTGCTTACAGAAGGGGAGGGCAGGTGCAGGAGAGTCTTCCTCACTTGTGGTCCCACTGAAGACTTATTCTGGGCCACACATAGCATTCGCTTCATCATTGATGCTGGAGTACAAAAAAGATAT GTGTACAACCCTCGAATCAGAGCCAGCTCTATTGTTATTCAACCAATCAGCAAAAGCCAAGCCGAATGCCGAAAACAGCTGATTGGTCCAACAG ggaagtgtttttgtttgtacctggaGAACACGTCCCTTCCCGTTGAGAACGTGCCTCACATCATGGAGTCTGACATCACTTCCACGGTGCTTTTCCTTAAGAGGATGGAAATCGCAGGGTTGGGTCACTGTGATTTCATCGATAGGCCAG ATCCTGAGGGCCTCATGCAGGCTTTAGAAGAGCTGGACTACTTAGCGGCTCTGGATAACGACGGTAATCTGTCGGAGATTGGAATAATAATGTCTGAATTTCCTCTGGAGCCCCAGATGGCTAAGACTCTTCTGGCGTCCTGTGAATTTGACTGTGTGAGTGAGGTGCTCACCATCGCTGCCATGCTAACAG CTCCAAGCTGTTTCCTGGTCCCACCTGTGGAGTTCAAACTGCAGGCCTTAAAGTGCCATCAGCGTTTCCATCACTCTGAAGGAGACCACTTCACCCTCGTCAATGTGTACAATGCCTACAAACACAGCCAGCACAGCTCAT ACTGCAGCATCGAGCGCTGGTGTGACGAGCATTTCCTGAGTTTAAGTGCCCTTCAGATGGCCGATGCAGTTCGAGCAGAGCTCACTGAGATCCTGAAGCGGTTAGAGCTGCCAGTGTCCTGTCCAGCCTTTGGCTCCAAGACGAACACTCTGAACATCAAACTGGCTCTGCTGGCTGGCTTCTTCATGCAG GTGGCCAGGGACATCGATGGGACAGGGAATTACTTCATACTTACCCACAAGCACGTTGCTCAGATCcatcctctctctgtctatggAAGTGAGTCGCCCAAGCAGAACCTTCCTGAGTGGGTTTTATATCATGAGCACACACTGTCTGAGAATAACTGCATCAGAACCGTCACCCAGATCTCAGCACATGA GTTCATCCAGATGACTCCTCAGTATTTCTTCTACAACCTGCCCTCTAGTGAGAGTAAAGACATACTGCAGTATGTTATAAAGCAGGGCTCAGCAGCACCGGGCAAGGGCAAGACTAAAGCGCAGACCCTCAACAACAGCGCCAGTGAAGAGCAGTCCTACGAGCGCTGTGTCATACAGTGA
- the klf11b gene encoding Krueppel-like factor 11b: protein MSTRLFPNMDALSQGAQMDIHRPYMERRRHDSEQSLCSVPESNDLEAAEALVCMSSWFQSSQRPGSLKPRPLTPASDSCDSLLHPESPETPGDFVSLSSLCMTPPHSPSFAETTAHIPVPTSPCPLKNPCTSVLSPRLQQPAVTSCAETSPPRWLPTTENSSSQPCRAMATSVIRHTADSSVYQNIPHAVQRQQSAPTHIQPPKQPAQPEVPLPASSPCQSHTSSTASETCPNSSNQSTSDKIPSKSSSNSPLSTASPPIICQMFPVAQPGLISAAFIQSPAPKSILPQPIFVGSSVPQGTVMLVMPRASVGQTPQCPQQAVVTVGNTKLLPLAPAPIYLPSGQSGTTQSEFSRRRNYVCSFPGCRKTYFKSSHLKAHLRTHTGEKPFSCNWEGCDKKFARSDELSRHRRTHTGEKKFVCPVCDRRFMRSDHLTKHARRHMTTKKIPSWQTEVRNLNKITTAKALPISMLLPASN from the exons ATGTCAACGCGACTATTTCCGAATATGGACGCATTATCTCAG GGAGCTCAGATGGACATTCACAGACCGTATATGGAAAGGAGGAGGCACGACAGTGAGCAGTCGTTATGCAGCGTGCCAGAGTCCAACGATCTGGAGGCGGCCGAAGCGCTCGTCTGCATGAGCTCCTGGTTTCAGTCCTCCCAAAGACCCGGCAGCCTGAAACCTCGTCCTCTGACCCCGGCCTCTGACTCCTGCGACTCCCTCCTGCATCCCGAATCCCCAGAGACCCCTGGAGACTTTGTTTCGCTCTCATCGTTG TGTATGACGCCACCTCACAGCCCCAGTTTTGCTGAGACCACGGCCCACATCCCAGTGCCCACCTCACCCTGCCCTCTGAAAAATCCTTGCACCAGCGTCCTCAGTCCCAGACTCCAGCAACCTGCTGTGACCTCCTGTGCTGAGACGTCACCTCCCAGGTGGCTTCCCACAACTGAGAATTCTTCCTCCCAGCCCTGCAGAGCCATGGCTACCAGCGTCATCCGACACACAGCTGACAGTTCAGTCTACCAGAACATTCCACACGCTGTCCAACGTCAACAATCAGCCCCGACACACATTCAGCCGCCAAAACAGCCAGCACAGCCAGAggttcccttaccagcctcttcACCCTGCCAGTCCCACACATCCAGCACTGCATCAGAAACATGTCCGAACAGCAGCAACCAATCCACCAGTGACAAGATCCCTTCCAAATCTTCTTCCAATTCGCCACTTTCCACAGCCAGTCCACCCATCATATGCCAGATGTTCCCAGTGGCACAACCAGGACTTATTTCAGCAGCGTTTATTCAGAGTCCAGCTCCAAAGTCTATCCTGCCACAGCCAATTTTTGTTGGTTCTTCAGTTCCACAAGGTACTGTGATGCTGGTGATGCCTCGGGCATCAGTGGGTCAGACACCCCAGTGCCCACAGCAGGCGGTTGTGACCGTCGGCAACACCAAACTGCTGCCTCTGGCACCAGCACCTATCTACCTACCCTCAGGGCAGAGTGGCACCACGCAGTCAGAGTTCTCCCGTAGGCGCAACTATGTCTGCAGCTTCCCTGGCTGCAGGAAGACCTATTTCAAGAGCTCTCACCTCAAGGCACACCTTAGAACTCACACAG GCGAGAAGCCATTCAGCTGTAACTGGGAGGGCTGTGACAAAAAATTTGCACGCTCTGATGAGCTCTCCCGTCACCGGCGAACACACACCGGCGAGAAAAAGTTCGTCTGTCCTGTTTGCGACAGACGCTTCATGCGCAGTGACCACCTTACTAAGCATGCTCGCCGTCACATGACCACCAAGAAGATCCCCTCCTGGCAAACAGAGGTTCGAAATCTCAACAAGATAACAACAGCCAAGGCTCTGCCAATCAGCATGCTGTTACCGGCCTCAAACTGA